In the Candidatus Cloacimonas acidaminovorans str. Evry genome, one interval contains:
- a CDS encoding 2-oxoacid:ferredoxin oxidoreductase subunit beta, with protein sequence MANIPQRIIHEYLRHDKKFPHVWCAGCSNGIVLGAIIRAVASLNIDRNDIVMVSGIGCSSRMPVYVDFNTLHTLHGRSIAFATGVKMHKPHLKVIVVTGDGDCAAIGGNHLIHAARRNIDLKVIMINNNIYGMTGGQCSPTTPHNAYATTAPYGNIEPDFDICNLAMGAGASFVARTTAFHVLEMQSMIKDALQHPGFSLIEVVSACPVIYGRLNKKGGAAQMLKDFRDNSLPLAAVEKLPPEKVEGKIIRGILRKEIRPEFAAEYAALCKRVQTEGGE encoded by the coding sequence ATGGCTAATATTCCTCAACGCATTATTCATGAATACCTGCGTCACGATAAGAAATTTCCCCATGTCTGGTGTGCCGGATGCAGTAACGGTATCGTTTTAGGTGCCATTATCCGTGCCGTTGCCTCTTTGAATATAGACCGTAATGATATTGTAATGGTTTCAGGTATTGGCTGCTCTTCCCGGATGCCTGTTTATGTGGATTTTAATACACTTCATACCTTACATGGACGCAGTATTGCTTTTGCTACAGGCGTAAAAATGCACAAACCGCATTTGAAAGTAATCGTTGTAACTGGAGATGGCGATTGTGCAGCTATTGGAGGTAATCATTTAATCCATGCAGCGCGCAGAAATATAGACCTGAAAGTGATTATGATCAATAATAACATTTATGGAATGACAGGTGGACAATGCAGTCCTACTACTCCTCATAATGCTTATGCTACTACTGCTCCCTATGGAAATATAGAACCCGATTTTGATATCTGCAATCTGGCTATGGGTGCAGGTGCTTCTTTTGTTGCCAGAACAACAGCTTTCCATGTTCTGGAAATGCAATCAATGATAAAAGACGCTCTTCAGCATCCAGGTTTTTCTTTAATTGAAGTAGTAAGTGCCTGTCCTGTAATTTACGGACGCTTGAATAAAAAAGGCGGTGCAGCTCAAATGCTGAAGGACTTCCGCGATAATTCCCTTCCTCTTGCCGCCGTGGAAAAACTGCCTCCGGAAAAAGTGGAAGGAAAAATCATTCGCGGTATTTTACGCAAAGAAATCCGTCCCGAATTCGCTGCCGAATATGCAGCTCTGTGCAAAAGAGTGCAAACCGAGGGAGGTGAATAA